Proteins from a single region of Eremothecium gossypii ATCC 10895 chromosome VI, complete sequence:
- the TPK2 gene encoding cAMP-dependent protein kinase catalytic subunit TPK2 (Syntenic homolog of Saccharomyces cerevisiae YPL203W (TPK2)): MEIMEQELCVAEEARRRSMLPQRSTVSKGKYSLQDFQIMRTLGTGSFGRVHLVRSIHNGRYYAIKVLKKQQVIRMKQIEHTNDERRMLKVVEHPFLIRMWGTFQDARNLFIVMDYIEGGELFSLLRKSQRFPNPVAKFYAAEVTLALEYLHAHNIIYRDLKPENILLDRNGHIKITDFGFAKEVDTVTWTLCGTPDYIAPEVITTKPYNKSIDWWSLGILIFEMLAGYTPFYDVTPIKTYEKILAGKVVFPPFFHPDAIDLLGKLITDDLTRRLGNLQSGSQDIKSHPWFSEVIWEKLLAKDIETPYEPPITAGVGDSSLFDQYPEEHLDYGVQGDDPYASYFVDF, from the coding sequence ATGGAGATCATGGAACAAGAGCTGTGCGTCGCCGAGGAAGCGCGGCGTCGATCAATGCTGCCGCAGAGGTCAACGGTGTCCAAGGGAAAGTACAGCCTTCAAGACTTCCAGATCATGCGCACGCTTGGCACAGGGTCCTTTGGGCGTGTGCACTTGGTGCGGTCGATTCACAATGGACGATACTATGCTATCAAAGTGCTGAAGAAGCAGCAGGTGATTCGGATGAAACAGATCGAGCATACCAACGACGAGCGACGGATGCTAAAGGTTGTGGAGCATCCGTTCCTGATCCGCATGTGGGGCACGTTTCAAGACGCGCGCAACCTGTTCATCGTCATGGACTATATTGAGGGCGGCGAGCTCTTCTCGTTGCTACGCAAATCACAGCGCTTCCCCAACCCCGTGGCGAAGTTCTACGCAGCGGAAGTAACGCTTGCGCTGGAGTACCTGCACGCACACAACATCATATACCGTGACCTGAAGCCGGAAAACATCTTGCTCGACAGAAACGGCCACATCAAGATTACAGACTTTGGCTTCGCGAAGGAGGTCGACACAGTAACATGGACACTATGCGGGACGCCGGACTACATTGCGCCCGAGGTGATCACGACAAAACCTTACAACAAGTCCATCGACTGGTGGTCCCTCGGCATCCTCATATTCGAAATGCTCGCCGGCTACACGCCGTTCTACGACGTGACGCCCATCAAGACCTACGAGAAAATCCTCGCTGGCAAAGTCGTGTTCCCGCCGTTCTTCCACCCCGACGCCATCGACCTCCTCGGCAAACTGATCACAGACGACCTCACCCGCCGGCTCGGCAACCTGCAGAGCGGCTCGCAGGACATCAAGTCCCACCCCTGGTTCTCGGAGGTCATATGGGAGAAGCTGCTCGCCAAGGACATCGAGACGCCCTACGAGCCCCCCATCACCGCCGGCGTCGGCGACTCCTCGCTCTTTGACCAATACCCCGAGGAGCATCTCGACTACGGCGTCCAAGGCGACGACCCGTACGCCAGCTACTTCGTCGACTTCTAG
- the MNP1 gene encoding mitochondrial 54S ribosomal protein bL12m (Syntenic homolog of Saccharomyces cerevisiae YGL068W (MNP1)), whose amino-acid sequence MLRQVSRSARVVLRYGTAGRQAVRLNSTSAGAVDPKIAQIVEQISTLTLLETSALIGELKTRLNIPDIAMAVGGAAAPAAPAAPEAAAEEEVKEEKTIFAVKLEAFDAKSKPKVIKEVKNLLGLSLVEAKKFVEAAPKVLRENVAKEEAEKVKASLEALGAKVVLE is encoded by the coding sequence ATGTTGCGTCAAGTGAGCAGATCGGCACGGGTTGTGTTGCGGTACGGTACGGCCGGGCGGCAGGCGGTGCGCTTGAATTCGACGAGTGCGGGCGCAGTTGACCCCAAGATCGCGCAGATTGTGGAGCAGATTTCGACGCTGACGCTGCTCGAGACGTCGGCGCTAATTGGGGAGCTCAAGACGCGGCTGAACATCCCGGACATCGCGATGGCGGTGGGCGGGGCTgccgcgccggccgcgccggccgcgcccgAGGCGGCCGCCGAGGAGGAGGTCAAGGAGGAGAAGACGATCTTCGCGGTGAAGCTGGAGGCGTTCGACGCCAAGTCGAAGCCCAAGGTGATCAAGGAGGTCAAGAACCTGCTGGGGCTGTCGCTGGTGGAGGCGAAGAAGTTCGTTGAGGCGGCGCCAAAGGTGCTGCGCGAGAACGTCGCGAAGGAGGAGGCCGAGAAGGTGAAGGCCTCGCTGGAGGCCCTGGGCGCGAAGGTGGTGCTGGAATGA
- a CDS encoding AFL087Cp (Syntenic homolog of Saccharomyces cerevisiae YGL071W (AFT1) and YPL202C (AFT2)): protein MEYSQDAWGKQSPLDASPSAWSVSETAGDVPSGASATTASGHNVEGSGARSSPYSEASYNNVLSDQAIERIRRQQNQNKLIHLEPIPDFKDKNDIKPWLQKIFYPQGIEIVIERSDKIKVVFKCKASKRTKSGSAPGSQAGAAEDELGGQYETLPLSPVVTASQLRKKKRAVSPYNTCPFRVRAAYSLKRKRWSIVVVNNGHSHPLKFNPDSAEYRKFKNNLRQECDWDAVKKFDELEYRSKFNLPTEPTPIPCDCGLTQEIESFNVILPSTNILGSSAPVFTEKKTVSKPRCRKTLQRDRCSQLRRQSTQSKLTHELHTALSPTLGSSADTLGSPVRYAAQDAEVDFTEVFLRSLPPAKPLHSARAPDAARDSWHALEQLLDDPADAPPRTPLPSASADCVNPLLHFAQRPADDPVDSLAYELNALSAMDSPFARPAPDAQFLWEDPKYFP from the coding sequence ATGGAGTACTCGCAGGACGCATGGGGCAAACAGTCGCCGCTGGATGCGTCGCCGTCGGCGTGGTCGGTGTCGGAGACGGCAGGGGACGTGCCGAGCGGGGCGTCGGCGACGACGGCCAGCGGGCACAACGTGGAGGGCAGCGgggcgcgcagcagccccTACTCGGAAGCGAGCTACAATAACGTGCTGAGCGACCAGGCCATCGAGCGGATccggcggcagcagaaCCAGAACAAGCTGATCCACCTGGAGCCTATCCCGGACTTCAAGGACAAAAACGACATCAAGCCGTGGCTGCAGAAGATATTTTACCCACAGGGCATCGAGATAGTGATCGAGCGGTCCGACAAGATCAAGGTGGTGTTCAAGTGCAAGGCGTCGAAGCGGACGAAGAGCGGGTCCGCGCCGGGCTCGCaggccggcgcggcggaggacgagctGGGCGGGCAGTACGAGACGCTGCCGCTGTCTCCGGTGGTGACAGCGTCGCAGCTGCGCAAAAAGAAGCGCGCGGTGTCGCCGTACAACACATGTCCGTTCCGGGTGCGAGCGGCGTACTCGCTCAAGCGCAAGCGATGGAGCATCGTGGTGGTCAACAACGGGCACTCGCACCCGCTGAAGTTCAACCCGGACTCGGCGGAGTACCGAAAGTTCAAAAATAACCTGCGGCAGGAGTGCGACTGGGACGCGGTCAAGAAGTTCGATGAGCTGGAGTACCGCAGCAAGTTCAACCTGCCCACGGAGCCGACGCCGATACCCTGTGACTGCGGGCTGACTCAGGAGATCGAGTCCTTCAACGTCATTCTGCCCAGCACCAACATCCTGGGCTCCTCCGCGCCCGTCTTCACCGAGAAGAAGACGGTCTCGAAGCCGCGATGCCGCAAGACGCTGCAGCGCGACCGCTGCTCGCAGCTGCGACGCCAGAGCACGCAGTCGAAGCTCACGCACGAGCTGCACACGGCGCTCAGTCCGACGCTGGGGTCGTCAGCCGACACCCTCGGCTCGCCCGTGCGCTACGCCGCGCAGGACGCAGAGGTCGACTTCACGGAGGTCTTCCTGCGctcgctgccgcccgcgAAGCCACTGCActccgcgcgcgcgcccgacgccgcgcgcgacaGCTGGCACGcgctcgagcagctgctcgacgACCCCGCGGACGCGCCGCCCCGCACGCCGCTCCCGTCCGCGTCCGCAGACTGCGTCaacccgctgctgcactTCGCGCAGCGCCCCGCGGACGATCCCGTCGACTCGCTCGCCTACGAGCTCAACGCGCTCAGCGCCATGGACTCTCCGTTcgcccgccccgcgcccgACGCCCAGTTTCTCTGGGAGGACCCCAAGTATTTCCCCTAG
- the RPB9 gene encoding DNA-directed RNA polymerase II core subunit RPB9 (Syntenic homolog of Saccharomyces cerevisiae YGL070C (RPB9)) — MTTFRFCRDCNNMLYPREDKEEQRLLFECRTCTYAEEAGTPLVYRHELITNIGETAGVVQDIGSDPTLPRSDRECPRCHSHDNVFFQSQQRRRDTSMVLFFVCLGCSHIFTSDQKNKRTTFS; from the coding sequence ATGACGACGTTCCGTTTCTGCAGAGACTGCAACAACATGCTTTACCCGCGTGAGGACAAGGAAGAACAACGGCTCCTGTTCGAGTGCCGGACGTGCACATACGCCGAGGAAGCGGGCACGCCTCTGGTGTACCGGCACGAGCTGATCACGAACATCGGAGAGACAGCAGGGGTGGTGCAGGACATCGGGAGCGACCCGACGCTGCCGCGGTCGGACAGGGAGTGCCCGCGGTGCCACTCGCACGACAACGTGTTCTTCCagtcgcagcagcggcggcgggaCACGAGCATGGTGCTCTTCTTTGTGTGCCTGGGGTGCTCGCACATCTTCACGTCGGACCAGAAGAACAAGCGGACAACGTTTTCGTAG